The DNA sequence TCACAGCATCTTTATCGGTGACCTGGCGTAAAGTTCTTATTTCACCATTTTGTAAACCCACTTCAAACAGCGCCCTATCTGTTGCTTTTACTAGTTTATATGAGAGCCAGGCATTCTGACCAGAGTCCACATCAACGGCCACTACCTTAGTTACCAGATAGCCAACATCTGCTGAACGAGGAACCATTTCAGCCACCACAGTGGCACCAGTATGAACTGGGTAGAGAATCTGAGGTGCGTTATCGTTCTGGTCTTGAATAAAGATTTTAACAGTTGTGCTGCAGCTTTGAGGTGGTGAGCCCCCATCTTGTGCTTTGACAAGCATTTCAAACGACTTGATCTGTTCGTAATCAAACGAGCGCACTGCATACATCACACCTGTGTCAGAATTGACAGAAATTAAGTCGGAAATAGGAGAGCCATTTACTTGTGTATCTTCAAGGAAATAAGAGACTCGAGCATTTTGATTCCAATCTATGTCGCTGGCGTGAACAGAAGCTACTGATACTCCTGGAGAATTGTTCTCTATCAAGGTAGTTTCATACCTGTTTTGCTCAAATACTGGTGCGTTGTCGTTCACATCTGTCACTTTTACCATAAATGTCTTATTACTGCGGAGAGACGGAACGCCTTGATCTTCTGCTGTGATTGTAATGTTGTACTCAGAGACAGTCTCGCGGTCTAAAATGCTGTCAGTTACCAAAGTATAATAATTTGTCAATGAAGATTTTATCTTGAAAGGTAATGATGGGCTAACAGTGCAGTTGACCTGTCCATTCTTCCCCGAGTCCAAGTCTTTAACGCTAATGATAGCAACGGTAGTGCCTGGCACAGAATCTTCTGAGATCATATTAGAAAAAGATGTCATCGCTATAACGGGAGGGTTATCATTAACATCGATTACTTCAATTATTACTTTGCATGAGTTAGATAGAGATCCTTTGTCTTTCGCGATTACATTCATTTGATGATGTTTGGACTTTTCAAAATCTATATTACccaaaactttaatttctcCATTGTCGGGATTCATGGAAAACAAGCTGATATTCTGCTGTGTGGCCTGATCAATGTAATACGTAATATCGCCATTGGTGCCCTCGTCTGCGTCAGTCGCGCTGACGGCCATAACTAATGTTTCCTTTGGAGAATTCTCTATGACGGAGGCTTTGTATACGGCCTGCTTGAAAACAGGCGCATTGTCATTGGCATCTTGAACAATGACTCGTATATTCACAGTCCCCGTCCGCCTAGGGTTCCCCCCGTCAGCTGCAGTCAGTGTTAAAAACATCTCGCTCTGCTTTTCCCTATCAAGGGGACTCTGCAGAACCATCTCTGCATATTTACTCCCGTCGGCGTGGCTTTGCTCTTTAAGATTAAAATGTGTGGTGGGTTTCAGACTGTAGCTTTGAAGCGTATTTACACCCACGTCGGCATCCACGGCGctgcccaaaataaaatgagctcCGATCACCGCCACTTCGCTTATATCCAGTGTAATTTCTTTAGTTGAAAATACGGGAGAATTGTCGTTAATATCAAGAATCTCCACTGTAATACTGAACAATTCCATTGGATTTTCCAGGACCATTTCGAAACTGAAGCTGCAAGGAGACGTCTGACCGCACAGCTCCTCTCGGTCTATGCGTTTTTTCACCAGCAGAATCCCTTTGTCCGCATTCAGGCCCACACAGTCACTGCTGTCCTCGGTAACAATACGAGCACGACCCGATTTAAGCCTCCTTACATCCAATCCCAAATCCTTTGCAATATCCCCTATCAGAGACCCTTTCACCATTTCTTCTGGAATCGAGTATCTGACTTGTGCCAAAaccccattaaaaacaatcacacacacgaaCAACTGTACCTGCCACTGGAGCGAacgttgctgctgctgcagaaccATTTCAGTCCTAATGATATAAATAAGTTGtccagtaaaatattaaatacgAAATAAATCCGCAACTGGCTTCACTTACGATAAAACAAATCGAGCAATCCGTGGTGTGTAGGCTACTTTGAACAATGCTGGTTCGGAAAGATAGTGGAAAatctgtcctctcctctgctcatgttaaatacaatttgatGGGAGGGGTTGTGAAAGTACAGCAAACCTCTGTCTTATTGACCAACAGCGGCACTCAGAGTCCACAATGGAGACTGGCAGCCCTATACGGGATACAGCTTGAAACTAGGAAGTGTGACATTTCTCAGACCAAGAGGAATAAGACGTTCGTCTGTGTTTTAGGTTTATCTGAGCACTGTATGTCATGTTTTAACACGTTTTAACACTTCTTTATCAAGaatgttaaatgtgtaatttgaaTCACACTTGGACTGGTGTTTGTGTCTTTGCCACAATATTTTTGAGCGATCAAAAGAGAGATGAGATGGAAAGAAGAATAAAGAGAGGgccaagttgtttttttaagaatgcaGAAAAATATGTGTACCAATGCTTTTAATATGGCTTGTTTAATATTACTTATTAGAAATTTCAATAATTTAGAACA is a window from the Anguilla anguilla isolate fAngAng1 chromosome 3, fAngAng1.pri, whole genome shotgun sequence genome containing:
- the LOC118223542 gene encoding protocadherin beta-16-like, giving the protein MVLQQQQRSLQWQVQLFVCVIVFNGVLAQVRYSIPEEMVKGSLIGDIAKDLGLDVRRLKSGRARIVTEDSSDCVGLNADKGILLVKKRIDREELCGQTSPCSFSFEMVLENPMELFSITVEILDINDNSPVFSTKEITLDISEVAVIGAHFILGSAVDADVGVNTLQSYSLKPTTHFNLKEQSHADGSKYAEMVLQSPLDREKQSEMFLTLTAADGGNPRRTGTVNIRVIVQDANDNAPVFKQAVYKASVIENSPKETLVMAVSATDADEGTNGDITYYIDQATQQNISLFSMNPDNGEIKVLGNIDFEKSKHHQMNVIAKDKGSLSNSCKVIIEVIDVNDNPPVIAMTSFSNMISEDSVPGTTVAIISVKDLDSGKNGQVNCTVSPSLPFKIKSSLTNYYTLVTDSILDRETVSEYNITITAEDQGVPSLRSNKTFMVKVTDVNDNAPVFEQNRYETTLIENNSPGVSVASVHASDIDWNQNARVSYFLEDTQVNGSPISDLISVNSDTGVMYAVRSFDYEQIKSFEMLVKAQDGGSPPQSCSTTVKIFIQDQNDNAPQILYPVHTGATVVAEMVPRSADVGYLVTKVVAVDVDSGQNAWLSYKLVKATDRALFEVGLQNGEIRTLRQVTDKDAVKHRLTVVVEDNGQPSRSATVNVNVVVADSFPDVFSEFTEFTHEKDYNDNLTFYLVLALAVVSFLFISSLVVIISIKVYRWRQSRIFYQSNLPVIPYYPPCYADVGGTGTLPHVFNYEVCRTTDSRKSDIKYLRPMSQSLMSVDINDMETMPHVQKEQSPTGASSTLVSVTTAL